One Thermofilum pendens Hrk 5 DNA segment encodes these proteins:
- a CDS encoding CBS domain-containing protein gives MPIPSPEELRLLRLRAGLTQVELAQRAGVSQSLIARIEAGKVNPRVSTLMKIYRALESFMEEELTACEVMSSPLVYVKPSTSLLEVARIMWEKGFSQLPVIDDSSNENLGTVFDDDVLRAFIRENTRAAQLTAADVMSDPLPIISCGTKIRVVARMLGRGVPAVLVEDEMKIKGIITKSDIAKLLVVSVK, from the coding sequence ATGCCGATACCCTCCCCCGAAGAACTCCGGCTACTACGGTTACGCGCAGGGTTAACGCAGGTTGAACTGGCCCAAAGGGCGGGGGTGAGCCAGAGCCTTATAGCGAGGATAGAGGCGGGCAAGGTTAACCCTCGAGTCTCCACTCTCATGAAGATATACCGTGCGCTTGAGAGCTTCATGGAGGAGGAGCTCACGGCTTGCGAGGTTATGTCGTCGCCACTCGTCTACGTAAAGCCTTCCACTAGCCTACTCGAAGTGGCTAGGATCATGTGGGAGAAAGGTTTCAGCCAGCTACCCGTCATAGACGACTCGTCGAACGAAAACTTGGGCACAGTGTTCGACGACGACGTTCTACGGGCATTCATACGCGAAAATACCCGCGCAGCCCAGCTCACGGCTGCCGACGTAATGTCGGACCCCCTGCCCATAATATCCTGCGGGACCAAGATACGCGTTGTTGCCAGAATGCTCGGGAGAGGCGTCCCCGCCGTACTGGTGGAGGACGAGATGAAGATCAAGGGGATAATTACGAAGAGCGATATTGCGAAGCTTCTCGTAGTCTCCGTAAAGTAG
- a CDS encoding acetyl ornithine aminotransferase family protein, with protein sequence MNGPKIIVEPPGPNSRKIAEKDSALLMQSFARWYPLVAKRAHGVWVEDVDGNVYLDFNSGIGVTNTGHCHPKVVKAIKEQAERLLHYSLTDFLYEEPVKLAEKLVSITPGRFPKKVFYTNSGTESIEAAIKTARGHFRGTRPYIIAFAGSFHGRTYGSLSLTSSKPVQRRHLGPLLPGVFHAPYPYCYRCPFRQKYPECNLWCVDFIEEWMLKKYVPPEEVAAFVVEPIAGEGGYIVPPPEFFKRLRELADKYGILLVVDEVQSGFGRTGKWFAIEHFGVEPDIIAVAKGIASGLPLGAIIGRAEVMDLPPGSHASTFGGNPVSCAAALATIEVIEEEKLLDNATRVGEYAMKRLRELQEEIPYIGDVRGKGLMIGVELIARDGSPNPKLLQKTLEIAFKKGLLVIGAGVSTIRIAPPLIITQQEMETGLRILEESLREALKEV encoded by the coding sequence GTGAACGGACCGAAAATAATCGTTGAGCCTCCGGGACCTAACTCTAGGAAGATCGCCGAAAAGGACTCCGCACTGTTGATGCAGAGCTTCGCGCGCTGGTACCCCTTGGTCGCCAAGCGCGCACACGGCGTGTGGGTCGAAGACGTCGACGGAAACGTCTACCTGGACTTCAACTCCGGGATAGGCGTGACGAACACGGGGCACTGCCACCCTAAAGTCGTCAAAGCGATAAAAGAACAAGCAGAGAGGCTACTTCACTACTCTTTGACGGACTTCCTCTACGAGGAGCCCGTCAAACTCGCCGAGAAGCTTGTATCGATAACTCCGGGACGCTTCCCGAAGAAGGTGTTCTACACGAACAGCGGAACGGAGTCCATAGAGGCAGCAATAAAGACTGCAAGAGGGCATTTCAGGGGCACGCGGCCCTACATAATCGCATTTGCCGGCTCGTTCCACGGGCGAACGTACGGGTCCCTCTCCCTCACGAGTAGCAAGCCAGTACAGAGAAGACACCTAGGCCCGCTACTACCCGGCGTGTTCCACGCACCCTATCCATACTGTTACAGGTGCCCCTTCAGGCAGAAGTACCCTGAATGCAACCTTTGGTGCGTCGACTTCATCGAAGAGTGGATGCTCAAGAAGTACGTACCCCCAGAGGAGGTCGCCGCATTCGTCGTAGAGCCGATAGCGGGGGAAGGCGGCTACATAGTACCGCCGCCCGAGTTCTTTAAGAGGCTACGCGAGCTAGCGGACAAGTACGGAATACTCCTGGTGGTAGACGAGGTCCAGAGCGGATTCGGGAGAACCGGGAAGTGGTTCGCGATAGAGCACTTCGGAGTGGAACCCGACATAATAGCCGTAGCCAAGGGGATAGCTTCGGGGCTCCCGCTGGGCGCGATAATAGGTAGGGCGGAAGTCATGGACCTACCTCCGGGCTCCCACGCCTCCACCTTCGGAGGAAACCCCGTCAGCTGCGCCGCAGCTCTCGCAACGATCGAGGTAATAGAGGAGGAAAAACTCCTGGACAACGCGACGAGAGTAGGTGAATACGCGATGAAGAGGCTACGCGAGCTACAGGAGGAAATACCCTATATAGGAGACGTGCGTGGGAAAGGGCTCATGATAGGCGTAGAGCTCATCGCGAGAGACGGTTCCCCGAACCCAAAGCTCCTGCAGAAAACGCTCGAGATAGCTTTCAAGAAAGGCCTGCTCGTGATAGGAGCCGGGGTGAGCACTATCCGGATAGCCCCGCCCCTGATAATAACCCAGCAAGAAATGGAGACCGGGCTACGCATACTAGAAGAATCCTTGAGGGAAGCTTTAAAAGAGGTCTAA
- a CDS encoding 2-oxoacid:acceptor oxidoreductase family protein, protein MNESVDVVWLGRGGQGAVTAASLLAQAAVLRGKYALAIPFFGAERRGAPVFAYTRIADGTILSRARVKRGDILAVLDPSLLGQVNVESLLKPGGRIVINTGGRRIEVGARGEAYCVDAVSIADSLGLRLAGIVLVNMPMVGAVGRVYGGVGLPDLESAVKEVIKVHVERNVEAVKRGWEGVGHCE, encoded by the coding sequence ATGAATGAATCAGTTGACGTGGTGTGGCTTGGGCGAGGAGGACAGGGTGCCGTTACGGCAGCGAGTCTGCTCGCGCAGGCAGCGGTGCTTAGGGGCAAGTATGCGCTCGCGATACCTTTCTTCGGAGCCGAGAGGCGCGGCGCGCCGGTCTTCGCCTACACGAGGATAGCCGACGGGACCATCCTGAGCAGGGCGAGGGTGAAGAGGGGGGACATACTGGCTGTGTTAGACCCCTCGTTGCTCGGGCAGGTGAACGTGGAGTCTTTGCTTAAGCCGGGGGGAAGGATTGTTATCAATACGGGTGGTAGGCGCATCGAGGTGGGCGCGCGGGGCGAGGCTTACTGCGTGGACGCTGTGAGTATAGCGGATTCGCTTGGTCTGCGTCTAGCGGGCATCGTGTTGGTTAACATGCCGATGGTGGGGGCTGTCGGGAGGGTGTACGGCGGCGTCGGCCTCCCCGACCTCGAGTCGGCAGTAAAAGAAGTTATTAAGGTGCACGTAGAGAGAAACGTAGAGGCTGTAAAGAGGGGATGGGAGGGTGTCGGGCACTGCGAGTAA
- a CDS encoding 4Fe-4S binding protein, producing the protein MSGTASKLLAKPVVGAVAAGSWRTERPVVDMSKCRLCGVCWLYCPDGVIEIDEDARLVKIDYDYCKGCGVCAAECPFKAISMVREHE; encoded by the coding sequence GTGTCGGGCACTGCGAGTAAGCTTCTGGCTAAACCGGTAGTTGGGGCTGTTGCAGCGGGTAGCTGGCGCACCGAGAGGCCCGTCGTAGACATGTCTAAGTGTAGGCTGTGCGGGGTCTGCTGGCTCTACTGCCCCGACGGAGTTATAGAGATCGACGAGGATGCAAGGCTCGTTAAGATAGACTACGACTACTGTAAAGGTTGCGGTGTATGCGCCGCTGAATGCCCCTTCAAGGCTATAAGCATGGTGAGGGAGCATGAGTGA
- a CDS encoding pyruvate flavodoxin/ferredoxin oxidoreductase, with the protein MSDGGKRILLTGNYAAAYAARDADPDVVSAYPITPQTPVIEKIADFIASGELNAKFVRVESEHSAMAALIGAASAGARTYTATSSQGLFYMYEVVWWAAGARLPIVMGIVTRALGPPWNIWSEHSDFYAIRDSGWNMFFASSAQEVYDLTLISYGVSENPDVLLPSAVGWDAFEVSHTYEPVHVLGREEASKILPPKGAWKPPLTPEDPSSLGNLAYPEEYAEVRRTLREASEKALGVFREVATRYSRITGRNYAGLYECYRCVDADALIIGMGSIIGEVYRAVDLLRERGERVGALKLWVYRPFPYEEVARRLENVKLVVTVARASVFGSLSPLGLDVASAITLGGLDVKLVDYAAGVGGVDVYAEDVVGMYEKAKASRSGGFWWVR; encoded by the coding sequence ATGAGTGACGGGGGAAAGAGGATACTCTTAACGGGTAACTACGCTGCCGCCTACGCCGCTAGGGACGCGGACCCCGACGTCGTCTCCGCGTACCCCATCACTCCTCAGACCCCCGTTATCGAGAAGATAGCCGACTTCATAGCATCGGGAGAGCTAAACGCGAAGTTTGTACGCGTAGAGTCGGAGCACAGTGCGATGGCGGCACTGATAGGAGCTGCGAGCGCGGGGGCCAGGACGTACACGGCGACTTCCAGCCAGGGTCTTTTCTACATGTACGAGGTGGTATGGTGGGCGGCGGGAGCCAGGTTGCCCATAGTGATGGGCATAGTTACGCGCGCTCTTGGACCTCCCTGGAACATTTGGAGCGAACACTCGGACTTCTACGCCATAAGGGATAGCGGCTGGAACATGTTCTTCGCGTCGAGCGCACAGGAGGTTTACGACTTGACGCTGATCTCGTACGGCGTCTCCGAGAATCCCGACGTGTTGCTTCCCTCCGCGGTCGGCTGGGACGCCTTCGAAGTGAGTCATACGTACGAGCCTGTCCACGTGCTTGGGAGGGAGGAGGCATCAAAAATCCTGCCTCCCAAGGGTGCCTGGAAGCCGCCGCTGACGCCCGAGGATCCCTCCTCTCTCGGGAACCTAGCCTACCCGGAGGAGTACGCGGAGGTCAGGCGGACCCTGAGGGAGGCCTCCGAGAAAGCCCTCGGAGTGTTCAGAGAGGTTGCAACCAGGTACTCGAGGATCACGGGGAGGAACTACGCGGGGCTCTACGAGTGCTACAGGTGCGTCGACGCGGACGCGCTTATAATAGGGATGGGCTCCATAATAGGGGAGGTCTACAGGGCTGTCGATCTCCTCAGGGAGAGGGGCGAGAGGGTTGGAGCTCTAAAGCTCTGGGTCTACAGGCCTTTCCCATACGAGGAAGTCGCCAGGAGGCTGGAAAACGTCAAGCTCGTAGTAACCGTAGCGAGAGCCTCCGTGTTTGGTAGCCTCTCCCCCCTCGGCTTAGACGTTGCCTCGGCGATCACGCTAGGAGGTCTCGACGTGAAGCTCGTGGACTACGCGGCGGGCGTCGGCGGAGTGGACGTCTACGCGGAGGACGTGGTGGGGATGTACGAAAAGGCTAAGGCTTCGAGAAGCGGGGGTTTCTGGTGGGTGAGGTGA
- a CDS encoding 3-methyl-2-oxobutanoate dehydrogenase subunit beta: MSHKAFPREEYILKGHAACPGCGATLLLRHVLKALGPNTYLVIPACCTSVIAGPHPRSAFKVPVLHIAFAASAAAASGMVEALEKLGKPANVVVWAGDGGTVDIGLQALSGAAERGHNLIYICYDNEAYMNTGIQKSGSTPYKAWTTTTPTGNLSVKKDVPSIMVAHRVPYVATINPAYVNDLYYKLRKAAQIKGGLKYIHAFSPCPVGWRYDSSLTVKVARLAVETGVWVLYEVENGMFSLTGPSKALVDKSKRKPVAEYLRLQGRFSHLKEEDIAEIQRLVDEQWERIAEILREQEKG; encoded by the coding sequence ATGTCGCACAAGGCCTTCCCGCGGGAGGAGTACATACTGAAGGGGCACGCCGCGTGCCCTGGTTGCGGCGCGACACTGCTACTGCGGCACGTACTGAAAGCCCTTGGACCCAACACGTACCTGGTTATCCCGGCCTGTTGTACGAGCGTGATAGCGGGACCACACCCTAGGTCTGCGTTCAAGGTGCCGGTGCTTCACATAGCGTTCGCTGCAAGCGCCGCTGCCGCATCAGGCATGGTGGAGGCGTTGGAGAAGCTCGGGAAGCCTGCGAATGTCGTCGTGTGGGCCGGGGACGGCGGGACGGTGGACATAGGACTCCAGGCCTTGAGCGGTGCGGCGGAGAGAGGACACAACCTCATCTACATATGCTACGACAACGAGGCCTACATGAACACGGGGATTCAGAAGTCAGGGTCCACTCCCTACAAGGCTTGGACCACGACGACTCCCACTGGGAATCTGAGTGTAAAGAAAGACGTACCGTCGATCATGGTGGCGCACCGCGTCCCCTACGTGGCTACGATAAACCCTGCCTACGTGAATGACCTCTACTACAAGCTTAGAAAGGCGGCGCAGATAAAGGGAGGGTTAAAGTATATCCACGCGTTCTCCCCCTGCCCTGTCGGGTGGAGGTACGACTCCAGCTTAACGGTCAAGGTTGCCCGCCTAGCCGTAGAGACTGGGGTGTGGGTTCTCTACGAGGTTGAGAACGGTATGTTCAGCCTTACGGGACCCAGCAAGGCCTTAGTAGACAAGAGCAAGAGGAAGCCCGTCGCGGAGTACTTAAGGCTTCAGGGGAGGTTCTCGCATCTTAAGGAGGAGGACATCGCCGAGATTCAAAGACTCGTTGACGAGCAATGGGAGAGAATCGCGGAGATACTACGGGAGCAGGAGAAGGGCTAG
- a CDS encoding DUF2070 family protein, with the protein MIGTHGDHFEGFKSSYKWIIRLPATRVLAPISFSLLLLSLGASLLLGVPPSELLHSLLLGAAVPLYLHVCDRRVFNFRRSLGVFLLYLAMLPLVLVLRKPPILATVLEGLVGFLLAVGILSVWKAGALAILYFLWFSVAHNDPRALYILSAFFLASSTVFFVVDRRIRKAAGVSGVGFLEAFLKYILSGARSEVEEYLERISVERTLQVHVYSFTADREIGRLVISNVHPGPLRDLGSSTLPQLIAKCRDTPTLFLKAPCTHSENLPRLRYSEELAGAVCSCTPSPAVDRCGLGYSSSGKVDVVRLAFGEIPDLVFLDPQVIMEDLPYRVSEESHAVEGAVAVDLHNMIAPGYLKIDEDDEIEIAEIVSAIHEASEEVEAEGEIYAGFARVEYTDGASVGPGGVACAVLQIAGKKLLLLSIDGNNMTPDFKERVLRTFKESFEKVLVATTDTHLYTGLYRNVDYYPVGALSPEKVLETCMSCVEKALKNVSKVRVGYCSVPFRGRFMDGEMLRRISVATKKNTRDSLAVVFLAFAVSLALLLLP; encoded by the coding sequence ATGATTGGGACTCATGGAGACCACTTCGAGGGATTCAAAAGTAGCTATAAGTGGATTATCAGGCTACCCGCTACACGTGTTCTTGCACCGATCTCATTCTCGTTGCTACTACTTTCCCTTGGAGCCTCCTTGCTACTAGGAGTGCCGCCAAGCGAGTTACTTCACTCGCTCTTACTGGGAGCCGCCGTCCCGCTCTACCTCCACGTATGCGATAGGAGAGTGTTTAACTTCAGGCGTTCTCTAGGGGTGTTCCTCCTGTACCTCGCAATGCTCCCACTAGTGCTTGTACTCCGCAAGCCCCCCATACTGGCCACGGTGCTCGAGGGGCTTGTCGGCTTTCTGCTCGCAGTCGGCATCCTAAGCGTATGGAAAGCCGGCGCTCTGGCTATACTCTACTTCCTTTGGTTCTCCGTAGCGCACAACGACCCCCGCGCACTGTACATCCTCTCAGCCTTCTTCCTGGCGTCTTCTACTGTATTCTTCGTGGTCGACCGCAGGATAAGGAAGGCGGCGGGAGTGAGCGGGGTAGGCTTCCTCGAGGCGTTCCTGAAGTACATCCTTTCGGGGGCTCGGTCAGAGGTCGAGGAATACCTTGAGAGAATATCCGTCGAAAGGACCCTGCAGGTACATGTCTACTCGTTCACAGCCGATCGCGAAATCGGGCGCCTCGTGATTTCCAACGTGCACCCGGGTCCTCTCAGAGACTTGGGTAGTAGCACTCTGCCACAACTCATCGCGAAGTGTAGGGATACACCAACGCTGTTTTTGAAGGCTCCGTGTACTCACTCGGAAAATCTTCCCAGGCTCAGGTACTCCGAGGAGCTGGCAGGCGCCGTGTGCAGCTGCACGCCTAGCCCCGCGGTTGACAGGTGCGGTTTAGGCTACTCCTCTAGTGGAAAAGTAGACGTTGTAAGGCTTGCTTTCGGCGAGATACCGGACCTGGTGTTCCTGGACCCCCAGGTGATCATGGAGGACTTGCCGTACAGGGTTTCGGAGGAGTCCCACGCCGTGGAGGGGGCCGTAGCGGTAGACCTCCACAACATGATAGCTCCCGGCTACCTGAAGATAGACGAAGACGACGAAATCGAAATTGCCGAAATCGTTTCCGCGATTCACGAGGCGTCCGAGGAGGTTGAAGCAGAGGGAGAGATTTACGCCGGCTTCGCGCGTGTAGAATACACTGATGGAGCCTCCGTAGGTCCCGGCGGGGTTGCATGCGCCGTGCTTCAAATAGCCGGCAAGAAACTCCTCTTGCTGAGCATAGACGGAAACAACATGACGCCAGACTTCAAGGAACGCGTTTTACGCACGTTCAAGGAGTCCTTCGAAAAAGTCTTGGTCGCGACTACGGATACCCACCTATACACGGGGCTATACAGGAACGTCGACTACTACCCAGTAGGAGCGCTGAGCCCCGAAAAAGTCCTGGAAACCTGTATGTCTTGCGTTGAAAAAGCTTTGAAAAACGTCTCGAAGGTTAGGGTGGGTTACTGCTCAGTGCCATTCAGAGGCAGGTTCATGGACGGCGAGATGCTCCGCCGCATCTCTGTTGCAACGAAGAAAAACACTAGGGACAGCCTAGCCGTAGTCTTTCTGGCGTTTGCTGTCTCGCTAGCCCTTCTCCTGCTCCCGTAG
- a CDS encoding RNA methyltransferase yields MGAHREAPCERLAKEVSVAFVEPLYEQNIGYIARSMKNFCLAKLYLVKPRCSVGLESRRYAMHAADIVENAVIVGSLGELVGMHDLVACTTGVKGKPPLRRYVSPGEMASLFAESTGSKLVVIGREDWGLSAEELSICDMLVTIEANPEYPSLNASHAAAIVFYELFNKYHSVQQSLERPPREEVEAFLKHLGDLTTLLGYDETRSERLLLSIKRLLAETRFSKTDLRILFGLVRDSLETIKRTHRESARITHKQSK; encoded by the coding sequence ATGGGCGCGCACCGCGAGGCCCCCTGCGAACGGCTCGCTAAGGAGGTTTCCGTGGCATTCGTAGAGCCGCTTTACGAGCAAAACATAGGTTACATTGCCCGCTCCATGAAGAATTTTTGTCTCGCGAAGCTCTACCTGGTGAAGCCTAGGTGCAGCGTGGGGCTTGAGAGCAGGAGGTACGCGATGCACGCGGCGGACATAGTGGAGAACGCCGTGATCGTTGGAAGCCTCGGCGAGCTCGTAGGTATGCACGACCTAGTTGCTTGTACAACTGGAGTTAAGGGGAAGCCACCCCTGCGGAGGTACGTATCACCTGGCGAGATGGCTTCTCTCTTTGCCGAGTCTACGGGGTCTAAGCTCGTCGTAATAGGCAGGGAGGACTGGGGGCTTAGCGCGGAGGAGCTTTCAATATGCGACATGCTTGTAACTATAGAGGCGAACCCCGAGTACCCGTCGCTTAACGCTTCCCACGCCGCCGCGATAGTATTCTACGAGCTTTTCAACAAGTATCACTCGGTTCAGCAGAGCTTGGAGAGGCCGCCGAGAGAGGAAGTGGAGGCTTTCCTGAAGCACCTCGGAGACCTTACCACGCTACTAGGCTACGATGAAACAAGGTCTGAACGCCTCCTGCTCTCGATTAAACGTTTGCTAGCCGAAACACGTTTCTCGAAGACGGATCTGAGGATTCTCTTCGGGCTCGTGAGAGACAGTTTGGAGACCATAAAGCGTACACACCGAGAAAGCGCGCGAATAACGCATAAGCAGTCGAAGTAG
- a CDS encoding 50S ribosomal protein L16 has product MPLRPGRCYRHFGTPPYTRLEYIKSNPPVLIPKFDLGNPKGNFNTVLKLVVMRPGQIRANALEAARQHANKYLTAKVGEANFFLRVAVFPHHILRENKMMAMAGADRLQDGMRLSFGTPVGRAARVEAGQIVMLVKVDAKNIDHAKEALRRAASKIPLPSRIIVEQAQ; this is encoded by the coding sequence ATGCCTCTAAGACCCGGTAGGTGCTACAGGCACTTTGGTACTCCACCGTATACACGCCTTGAGTACATAAAGAGCAACCCCCCAGTACTTATTCCGAAGTTTGATCTAGGCAACCCTAAGGGGAACTTCAACACTGTCCTCAAGCTCGTGGTTATGAGACCCGGGCAGATAAGGGCTAACGCGCTCGAAGCTGCCAGGCAGCATGCCAACAAGTACCTAACGGCGAAGGTCGGGGAGGCAAACTTCTTCCTCAGAGTGGCGGTGTTTCCGCACCACATCCTCAGAGAAAACAAGATGATGGCCATGGCGGGCGCGGACAGGCTTCAGGACGGCATGAGGCTTTCCTTCGGAACCCCCGTTGGGCGCGCAGCCAGGGTGGAGGCGGGTCAGATCGTTATGCTCGTCAAGGTCGATGCTAAGAACATTGACCATGCGAAGGAGGCTTTGAGGAGGGCTGCCTCGAAGATACCTCTTCCCAGCAGGATAATAGTGGAGCAGGCACAGTAG
- a CDS encoding DUF2192 domain-containing protein encodes MQEVHRKRIEVAINVWGEILEKTFENREQLVSYLEAVYRENRLEPIRGKTRINIYDKELATLYLVGKYGLALEDEISSFSDLFHVEIKADKVLSRVLSGEDPRNAVVSEFGSTEEDNVFRVLRLAMTAVVLGFMDEETFIRVLESFEKAFPELDRNFTSFKRFYIAFRLAEKIAAGEIRNRLEKEAYKHALCVKLNAEKAAPPDSFIRDIAVNALKVPEFKVNSALSLHAHERSS; translated from the coding sequence TTGCAGGAGGTTCATAGGAAGCGAATAGAAGTAGCGATAAATGTATGGGGGGAAATTCTCGAGAAAACCTTTGAGAACAGGGAGCAACTGGTCTCCTACCTCGAGGCTGTGTACAGGGAGAATAGACTCGAGCCCATACGCGGGAAGACCCGTATAAACATCTATGATAAAGAGCTTGCCACGCTGTACCTCGTGGGCAAGTACGGTCTAGCACTGGAAGACGAGATTTCTAGCTTCTCCGACCTCTTCCACGTTGAGATAAAGGCGGACAAGGTTCTATCGAGGGTTCTCTCCGGCGAGGATCCGAGGAACGCCGTGGTTTCAGAGTTCGGTTCAACAGAGGAGGATAACGTCTTTAGGGTTTTACGCCTAGCAATGACCGCGGTAGTTCTGGGATTCATGGACGAAGAGACCTTCATCAGGGTGCTCGAGTCGTTTGAAAAAGCTTTCCCAGAGCTGGACCGCAACTTTACAAGTTTTAAGCGGTTCTACATAGCTTTCAGGCTAGCTGAGAAGATAGCGGCGGGAGAAATAAGGAATAGGCTGGAGAAAGAGGCCTATAAACATGCGCTGTGCGTAAAGCTGAACGCCGAGAAAGCGGCACCTCCGGACTCGTTTATACGTGACATAGCAGTGAATGCGCTTAAGGTGCCAGAGTTCAAGGTCAACAGCGCGTTGAGCCTACACGCGCACGAAAGAAGTTCTTGA
- a CDS encoding 30S ribosomal protein S26e, translating to MPKKRKSRGRHKGDKGKEDLVQCDECGALIPRSKAVKITKPVMPIDPQLAKELRDKGAILPQYTVTKYLCLRCAIHRGIIKIRPEEERKSQKINLPF from the coding sequence ATGCCTAAGAAGAGGAAGAGCCGCGGGCGTCACAAGGGCGACAAGGGTAAGGAGGACCTGGTGCAGTGCGACGAATGTGGCGCCCTTATTCCGAGGTCGAAGGCTGTTAAAATCACCAAGCCAGTAATGCCCATTGATCCTCAGCTGGCAAAGGAGCTTAGAGATAAGGGAGCGATACTCCCGCAGTACACTGTTACGAAGTATCTTTGCCTTAGGTGCGCGATCCACCGTGGGATAATCAAGATTCGCCCAGAGGAGGAGAGAAAGTCCCAGAAAATCAACTTGCCGTTCTAA